The genomic region CGAGGTCCAGGTCCTCGACCGCGGTCAACGCGCCGAAGCGTTTGGTCAGTTGCTGTGTGCGCACCAGAGCGTCGCTCATGGCATACCCGCCCGCCTTCGTCCGTCACTACGGTCGTCTCCGGGCGGAGAGGACCGTGCCGACCAGACTTCCCGGCGCACCGCTGGCTACTTTGCCCTATGTGGATGTCCGCGGACAATCGGTGCTCATTCCAGAGCGCGGAGCATCTCCTTCTCCAGCACCGGGGACAGCGTGGTCATGACGCTGGCCGTGGTGTGGTTGTGGTCCATGTACACCAGCACGTTGGGCCTCACCGGCCGGCCGCGCCGGTCTGAGCAATCTTGACGCCGTCTTGACGGTAGAACTCTCGACCGCCGACTGAACAAGTGTTTAGCATGCTGTTCATGCGTTCAGTCGACGATCTCACGGCGCGGGCCCGGATCCGGGATGCCGCGCTGGCCCGCTTCGGCGACGACGGCGTGGCGGGCACCAGCGTGCGCGCGGTGGCCGCTGATGCCGGGGTCTCACCCGCGTTGGTGTTGCACCACTTCGGTTCCAAGGACGGCTTGCGGCAGGCCTGCGACGAGCACGTGCTCGCCCGCATCCGCGTCGGCGGCGAGGACGCCGAGCCGTCCGAACTCGGCGCGCTCGCGGAGCTGCTGGAGTCGGCGACTCCGGTCCGCCGCTACCTCGGTCGCGCCCTGCTGGACGGTTCACCCGCCGCCGCCACCGTGTTCACCGAGATCGTCGAGCGCACCGAGCGGTGGCTGGCCGACGGGCAGGCGCAGGGCTGGGTGCGGCCGACCGAGGACTCGCGGGCGCGGGCGGTGACCTACGTGTCCTGGCTGCTGGCGCCGCTGGTGCTGGGTGAGCAGGTGGGCAGGCTGCTCGGCGGTGACGTGGCCGAGACCGAGACCTCGGTGCGCGGTGCGCGGGCCGGGCTGGAGATGTTGACCCATGGGCTGTTCGCCGACGACCGGTGGCTGACGGCGTTCACCTCGGTGGCCCGGCAGGATCGCAGCCGGTGAAGGTGTTCCTGGTCACCCACGGCACCCGGGGCGACGTGCAGCCCTTCCTCGCCCTGGCGGTCGCGTTGCGCGCCGCCGGGCACCAGGCGCGACTGGCCGCTCCGGCGTCCTTTGCCGCACAGGCGGCCGAGCACGAGGTGGACTTCGCGCCGCTGGACGAGGGGCCGAACCGGCTGCTGGACGATCCGGCGGCGCGGGAAGCCATCGAGACCGGCTACCGGGGCGTGCGGGGCAAGATCAGCGCGTTGCGGACCCTGCGCCGGATCAAGCCGCTGATGTCGGCGGTACTGCGTGATCTGGGCCGGGCCGCGTGGCGGGAGGCCGATGTGGTGGTGCACTCGCCGTCGCTGCCCGCCCAGCACCTAGCCGAGCTGCTGGGCGTGCCCGCCGTGCTGGCGACCCTGCAACCCGGCTGGGTGCCCACCGCGCTGTTCCCGTGCCCGATGGTGCCGCTGCCCCGGCTGCCCGAATCCTTGAACCGGGCCACCTACCTGGCGGTCTCGGGCACACTGCGCGCGCACGCCGGGGTGGCCAACGCCTGGCGCACCGGAGAGCTGGGCCTGCCCGTGCGGCGCGGCGGACACGACGTGCTGCACGAGGCCGACGGAGCGGATCGCCTTGTCCTGCAAGCGTTCAGCCCGCACGTGACGCTGATCGACCCGGCCTGGCCGGAGTCGGTGCGCACCACCGGGTTCTGGTACCTGCCCGCCGCCGCCTCCTGGTCACCGCCGCCACGGCTGAGCCAGTTCCTCGTCGACGGTCCGCCGCCGGTCTATATCGGCTTCGGCAGCATGGCCGGTCAGGCCCGGCGCACCGGGTCGATCGTGGCCGAGGCGGTGCGCCGGGCCGGGGTCCGCGCGGTGCTGGCCACCGGTTGGGGTGGCATCGCCGCCGTGGAGGACTCGCCCGAGGTGCTGGTGATCGAGGCGGCGCCGCACGACTGGCTGTTCCCGCGGATGAGCGCGGTGGTGCACCACGGCGGCGCCGGGACCACGGGGGCGGCGCTGGCCGCCGGTCGGCCGCAGGTGGTGTGCCCGTTCGTGGCCGACCAGCCGCACTGGGCGCAGCGGATGCACGCCGTCGGCGTAGCCCCGGCCCCGGTGCCCCAGCAGCGGCTCACCGCCGAGCGTCTGGCCACCGCAATCACCGCGGCGGTCCAGAACGGGGACCTGGCCCGGCGGGCCGGGGAGCTCGGCCGGGTGGTCCGCGCCGAGGACGGGGTCACCGCGGCGGTGCGGACACTCGAGGAACACCTTGCCGGCGAAGGGAAGTAGGGGAGTGCACAATGGACATAGCAGGAGCGGTCGCCGGCGCGTTCCGGATGGATGAGGATAGCTGGCGGCGGCACGCGAACCCGTGGAGCGTGTGGACCCGGTTCGCGGCCCTCCCGCTGATGCTGCTGGCGATCTGGAGCCGGGTGTGGATCGGTTGGTGGTGTCTGCTCCCGATCGTCGCCGTGGTCATCTGGCTGTTCGTCAACCCCTCGGCCTTCCCGCCCGTGGAACACCCGCGGTCCTGGGCGGCCAAGGGGATCTACGGGGAGCGCGCGTGGGTGCACGAGCGCGATCAGCTGGCCCCGGAGCACCGCAGGGTGCTGCGGTTCTTGGTCGTCGCCGGCCTGTGCGGGTTCGGGCTGATCGCCTGGGGCCTGATCGCCCTGCAGGTGTGGCCGACGGTGTTCGGCACCACCGTGCTGATCATGGCTCAGCTGTGGCGCATCGACCGCTTCGTCCAGCTGTGGGAGAACTCCGCCCACTGACTCACCTGCCCGCCAGGTCCGTCAGCACGCGCAGCACCCGCGCGGCCCCGTCCTCGGCGCGCACCCGCTCGCCGAGGACGCGCGCCCGGTCACGGTAGCCGGGTTCGTCGACGGCCTGGCGGATCCGCTCGGCCAGCGCGGTCGCGGTCAGGCGCTTGAACGGCACCACACCGGGGCTGACTCCCAGCCGGGCCAGCCTGCCCGCCCAGAACGGCTGGTCGAAGGCGACCGGCACCGGCACCGTGGGCACCCCGGCGCGCAGCGCAGCGCCGGTGGTGCCCGCCCCGGCGTGCTGCACCAGCGCGGCCATCCGGGGGAACAGCCAGTCGTGCGGGGTGTCGCCGATGGTCAGCACATCGTCCCCGGCCGCGGTCAACCCGGCCCAGCCCGCCTGCACGACCGCGCGGACCCCGGCCTGGCGAGTGGCCGCCAGCACGATCTCGGACAGCCGCTGGCCCTCGCCGGAAGCCATGCTGCCCAGTCCGATGAACACCGGCGGCGCACCGGCGGCGAGGAAGTCGGCCAGCTCGGGGGAGGGCCGCCAGTCCGGCGGGGTCGGCTGCGACCAGTAGCCCGTGACCTCCGCGCCCGGACGCCAGTCCGCCGGGCGCGGCACGATGAGTGGGCTGTAGCCGTGCAGGATCGGCCACCGCTCATCGGCGAGCATCGAGCGCCGGACCCGCCCGATGCCCACTGGTGGCAGATCGATCTCCCGGCAGAACCGCTTGAAGTCGGCGTCGAACGGGGTAGGCGCGAACAGCGCCGGCTTGTGCAGGTTCCGGTTGCCCCAGCGGCCGAAGGAACGGTCGCCGAACAGGGGCAACGGGAACTCGCCGGTCGGCACGCTCGGCCACAACTCCATGCCCACCGTGGGAATCCCCAGCGCCTGACCGGCCAGGTAGCCGTGCATCATCGGCGCCCGCGCCAGCAACAGCACCTCCGCGCCCGCCGCCGCGGCGAGCACCGCCTGGCCCATGCCGATCATGAACCGCTTGCCCAGCCTGAGCTGGGCCGGGATCGCCCGCAGCGTGGCACCCGCCTTGGTCCAGCGCTGGCCGTCAGCGGAGGCCATGTCGGCCTTCATGTCCCCCGGCAGCGGCCGGAACGCAAGTCCCGCGCCGGTGGCCAGCTCCGCCGAGGACTGCTGGGTGGCCACGGTGACCTCGTGCCCGGCCGCGCGCAGCCGGACCCCCAAGCCGACAAAGGGTGCGACATCGCCACGCGTGCCGACGGTCATGATCACAACTCGCATCAGGTCCTCCACAGGTGCGGGGCGCGGAGGACGGCGCCCTCCGCGGGTCAGGTGTCAGGCACCTGGCCGGGCGGGTCGGTGACGTAGCGGAGGTAGGAGTCGAGCAGGCGGCGCTCGGTGAGCAGCCCGTCGGTGTAGATCTCCAGCGCGGGCAACGTGATCGTCTCCGACAGCGCCCGCACCGACTCGACCAGCCCGGCGTCCCCCGGCGGGTTCAGACGCAGGTGGACCAGCAGCGCGCCGACGTTCTGCAGCACCAGCAACCGCGCCCGCGCCGCTGGATCCCGGCTGGGCCGCACCTGGCCCTGCGCCTCGGCGTGGTCGAGGTGCCGCCGGACATCGGCGATCATGTCCGCCAGGAACGCCGTGGCCAGCTCGCCACCGGCGAGCAGCGCCTGCACGACGTAGGCGACGAGGGCCGCCTCGCGCGCCGCGGTGAGCCCGCCGAGGAAGTCCGCGGGACTCCGGCCGGTGATCGCCGGGGTGTCTCTGACCGACCGCAGCACATGCTCGTCGCACGCCGCGCGCAGCCCGTCCTTGGATCCGAAGTAGTGGATCACCAGAGCCGGGCTGACGCCCGCGGCGGTGGCGATGGACCGGACGGAAGCGCCGAAGCCCTGCGCGCCGAAACAGCCCACC from Crossiella sp. CA-258035 harbors:
- a CDS encoding TetR family transcriptional regulator, coding for MRSVDDLTARARIRDAALARFGDDGVAGTSVRAVAADAGVSPALVLHHFGSKDGLRQACDEHVLARIRVGGEDAEPSELGALAELLESATPVRRYLGRALLDGSPAAATVFTEIVERTERWLADGQAQGWVRPTEDSRARAVTYVSWLLAPLVLGEQVGRLLGGDVAETETSVRGARAGLEMLTHGLFADDRWLTAFTSVARQDRSR
- a CDS encoding glycosyltransferase, coding for MKVFLVTHGTRGDVQPFLALAVALRAAGHQARLAAPASFAAQAAEHEVDFAPLDEGPNRLLDDPAAREAIETGYRGVRGKISALRTLRRIKPLMSAVLRDLGRAAWREADVVVHSPSLPAQHLAELLGVPAVLATLQPGWVPTALFPCPMVPLPRLPESLNRATYLAVSGTLRAHAGVANAWRTGELGLPVRRGGHDVLHEADGADRLVLQAFSPHVTLIDPAWPESVRTTGFWYLPAAASWSPPPRLSQFLVDGPPPVYIGFGSMAGQARRTGSIVAEAVRRAGVRAVLATGWGGIAAVEDSPEVLVIEAAPHDWLFPRMSAVVHHGGAGTTGAALAAGRPQVVCPFVADQPHWAQRMHAVGVAPAPVPQQRLTAERLATAITAAVQNGDLARRAGELGRVVRAEDGVTAAVRTLEEHLAGEGK
- a CDS encoding DUF6653 family protein, which encodes MDIAGAVAGAFRMDEDSWRRHANPWSVWTRFAALPLMLLAIWSRVWIGWWCLLPIVAVVIWLFVNPSAFPPVEHPRSWAAKGIYGERAWVHERDQLAPEHRRVLRFLVVAGLCGFGLIAWGLIALQVWPTVFGTTVLIMAQLWRIDRFVQLWENSAH
- a CDS encoding glycosyltransferase; the protein is MRVVIMTVGTRGDVAPFVGLGVRLRAAGHEVTVATQQSSAELATGAGLAFRPLPGDMKADMASADGQRWTKAGATLRAIPAQLRLGKRFMIGMGQAVLAAAAGAEVLLLARAPMMHGYLAGQALGIPTVGMELWPSVPTGEFPLPLFGDRSFGRWGNRNLHKPALFAPTPFDADFKRFCREIDLPPVGIGRVRRSMLADERWPILHGYSPLIVPRPADWRPGAEVTGYWSQPTPPDWRPSPELADFLAAGAPPVFIGLGSMASGEGQRLSEIVLAATRQAGVRAVVQAGWAGLTAAGDDVLTIGDTPHDWLFPRMAALVQHAGAGTTGAALRAGVPTVPVPVAFDQPFWAGRLARLGVSPGVVPFKRLTATALAERIRQAVDEPGYRDRARVLGERVRAEDGAARVLRVLTDLAGR
- a CDS encoding TetR family transcriptional regulator → MDEAEAERERAAVVERIRDAAVGCFGAQGFGASVRSIATAAGVSPALVIHYFGSKDGLRAACDEHVLRSVRDTPAITGRSPADFLGGLTAAREAALVAYVVQALLAGGELATAFLADMIADVRRHLDHAEAQGQVRPSRDPAARARLLVLQNVGALLVHLRLNPPGDAGLVESVRALSETITLPALEIYTDGLLTERRLLDSYLRYVTDPPGQVPDT